The window AAATTTACAACGACCCCGCTATACTAATGCCCCTGCTGCAGCTAGAAGATCGTCAGTATGTACTGGAGCAGATCGATAAGCTTAGAAATGGTGCTACTTATATAGATACCGAGTTCAGGCTTTTTATGCCTGATCAAACCATTAAATGGCTGCATGCCAAAGCCTATACACTTTATAATACCGAATCTGAGGGCTTTCATGTTGCTGGGATTGTAGAGGATATTACTAAGCGGAAGGAGCATGAAATCAGTCTGTATACCATCAAAGAGCAGAAGGATACGGTTTTGCAGATTTTGGGACATGATCTCCGCAATCCACTTAATACGATCTCGGCTGCAACAGAACTGATCAACAAGCAAATAAGTGAAGAATCCAAAGTCCAGGTAAAGAAGCTTCTGTACATCATTGCATCTACCAGTAATAATGCACTGAAACTCATAAATGATGTGCTCAATGTAGAGTACATTGAAACACAGAAAGTAGCCCTAAAAAAGTTACGGTTCGATTTGATAGACCGTATCCAGAACCAGATAGACACCTATCGGCTAATTGGTAACACTGAAAAAGATTTTATCCTACATGCCGGTCAGGATAAGATTTATGCCACCATGGATCCTACCCGCTACATGCTGATAGTAGAAAATCTGTTGTCTAATGCTTACAAATTCACCAAATCCAATGGTCGTATAGAAGTAACCGTAGAGGAAAAGGACAGTAAGGTATTGATAAGTGTAATGGATGATGGCATTGGGATTCCGGAAAAACTTAAGTCCTATATCTTTGATAAATTCTCAAAGGCCCGTAGAGCTGGACATTAGGGCGAAAAGCCTATTGGCTTGGGTATGCACATCGTTAGAACTATGGTGGAGCAGCTAGAAGGCAAGATATGGTTTGAAAGTCAGGAAGGGAAGGGCACTACTTTCTTTGTTGAACTTCCTAAAGAATAGCTTTTCAGACGGCACTATACCTGTGGTGGAAACGCCTCTCAACTTCTTCGTCCACAGAAGCACTAATGCTTCCCCTGAATCTTTCAATGCCAAAATCAAAGCCTTCAGAAGCCAGTTCAGAGGCGTAATAAACGTA of the Flammeovirgaceae bacterium 311 genome contains:
- a CDS encoding hybrid histidine kinase (COG0642 Signal transduction histidine kinase), whose product is MANCSKDLTFVYDLNLHSFAFLSDSANDFFGIPTKEIYNDPAILMPLLQLEDRQYVLEQIDKLRNGATYIDTEFRLFMPDQTIKWLHAKAYTLYNTESEGFHVAGIVEDITKRKEHEISLYTIKEQKDTVLQILGHDLRNPLNTISAATELINKQISEESKVQVKKLLYIIASTSNNALKLINDVLNVEYIETQKVALKKLRFDLIDRIQNQIDTYRLIGNTEKDFILHAGQDKIYATMDPTRYMLIVENLLSNAYKFTKSNGRIEVTVEEKDSKVLISVMDDGIGIPEKLKSYIFDKFSKARRAGH
- a CDS encoding signal transduction histidine kinase (COG0642 Signal transduction histidine kinase); its protein translation is MHIVRTMVEQLEGKIWFESQEGKGTTFFVELPKE